The genomic interval ATCGGGATTTTCATTTCGTGGTTTGGGGAATTTAACTACCCTAGACATGAGTTCAAACGAATATCTTTCAGTCTTCGAACTGacggatttttctggacttgaAAATATCCAAAGAATTACACTAACCGGAAGCCGTATCAGCGTTCTAGAACTGCACACTCCAACACTTAAATCACTTTCCATGAACTCTGTTGCTCCCCTGTTAGTCCTGCGGCCAGGGAAATCCTTTAAACATTTGCAATCCCTTGTTAACTTAAACATGAGAGATTCTGGGATGGCCCAGTCTGACCTTTGGAATGTAACGACGAACACGTCACTTTTCAACAGATTATTGAATCTTGGACATTTGGATTTGAGTAGGAACACATTGTTGTCAGTTGGGGAACTAACACCCGGGATCTTCCATCCGCTCTCTACTTTAAAAGAGCTAAGCCTGGACTACTGCTCCATCACAATCCTACATCCTCTCGTCTTTTCAGGATTAGAGTCGCTTCAGAAGTTGAGTTTAAAAGGAAACAACATTCAGAGTATTCATGTTGTACTCTCGTTCTTGGAACTGATAGAAAGTATCAACTTCGACAATAATCGTATCACGAATTTGGAGGATGTAACATTCCATAATAACGGAAAACTGAAAAGTCTTTTTTTGGCTAATAACAGACTAACAAGTCTCAACCGAAGCACTTTTAAGCCGTTAGTCTCATCTGTTACATCACTTGATCTATCGAAAAACTTGATAAATTGTAACTGTGATCTGAAGTGGCTAATCGATTGGATCAAATTTAATGAACACGTGCATTTGTTAAACAAGGACGCAACCATGTGTTCGATGGCCTCTCTTGTGTCTCTTCGTCAGAAAAATCTGCTCGACTTTGACCCAGATAAGCtttgtggaattaacattggcCTGATTTCGTGTATTTCCTTGGCAGTCCTTGCTTCCATTATTATCACCCTCTTGGTTTGTCGCAACAGATGGCAGTTGAAGTACATAatctttcttttaaaattggctgtacttgGATACAAAGAAATGCAAGATGCTCGAGACCACAATGACTACGAGTTTGACATTAACATCATCTTCTTCGATGGCGACGAAGAATGGATTCGCGAACATCTCCGACCTGCTCTTGAATTACACCTTCCTCGGTATCAGAGAAACGTCTTTGGTGACGAAGACCTCGTCCTAGGCATGCATTACTTGGATTCCGTTGATTACGTAGTGACCCATAGTTACAAGACCATCATCGTGCTAAGCAGAGCTGCTGTGAAAGACCACTGGTTCATACTCAAGTTCCGTACGGCCATGGACCACGTGAGTGATACGCTCACGGAATTCGTGTTGGTGGTTTTTCTAGAGGACATCCCAGATGATGAAATGCCCTTCTTAGTGAGATTGTATCTCAGTGACGGTAGACCTTATATTCACTGGACTGAAGACTTGAGGGGACAAGAATTTTTCTGGAACGAATTGTCAACAAATCTGACTGTCAATTTGAGGACGAATGATCTGATCCCAAATGAGTAACATAggctatataaatatatggaATCTTTGGGTACTTACGACTGTAACATTATAATAGTGGTGAAAACCTGCTATTACTGATTCAATTAAGTATCTATCTACCTTGGCCTCAATGACAGTGACGAGTCTTTGGCCCTGTTCTTGCATGGCCACGGATGTTTAGTCTTTGGCCTTGGGGTAGGTCCTCAAATGAGGGCATGAAATACACAGACAGACACAACCCTTCACATTTCCACATGAACATGCAACTAAGGTGCCCCTGATACAGATGCGCCTGGTTTGATGTCTCCTTCGAAGGCGGCTTTTACGGCACCCTCACGCCTACAATTTGGGTGGTGATCGGGGTGGTGATACATCATATGCGCCGGAAGTGGACTCAAGTCGCCTCGAGATCATTAAACccctgatatacatgtacactgtaagcCGCCTTCACAACGCCTATTCACGCAACACGAGTCCTCTGGCTTTTTACgtcaacattttttattgttcgtTAGCAATTTTCTCGCTATTTCTAGTCAATTGGTCAAGCCGGCTTGATTCCGGGGGCCGGgggctcaaaaaaaaaatccccgtaCAAAAAAAagtccttttttcaaaatggaaaatgcccttctttcaaaatgaaatatgccctttttcaaaatgaaattccctttttttttaaataaaaaatttttTTGGCTGACGCTCGCACCAATCAAggtactcatcctgttcatggttacaaaattgcgtagaatgttcagttttcaggttggaatatcacaattttttgctcgcgtttcgcgctcgatTCAATTATCGTTTAATAAGGTATTCATTCTGTTCCTGGTTACATAAAATGCTTagattgtccagttttcaggttggaatattacaatttttcggCTCGCATTAGTctattggtgagatatgtatcctattCACGAGTCACTAAATCTAAAGGTAGTCGCTAACTGGTTCCTTTTCgggtcagtatattaaaaattcagctcgcgcttcccgcTTGCATCAATTCTTTAGTTAAATTCGCATCTTTTTCATGACATGCATGATCATAAaaactgctcggaatgtttaattttgatgtcttattacatgaaaagtccaaaagtttgagctcgcaatttgcgctcgcgacatctcgcaaggatgtccttttaacagtaattagcgCCACAATTGACCAAAAGTAAGTTTttcaacttcagatttgatttattttccaaaCCACTCGCTCGCTACGCTCTCACGCGGAAAAGTTAACTGCCtagatatatttatttcttacatATCAGAAATCACTTCCAAAAGGTTTtactcaacttaattactacaaacacacaactacttcacgcagatgataatctcatgttgaaaatatccgtttgcaccaaaatgcccatttCGACATAATTATAAGTGCCCATTTTGGCTATCCCCCcacgaaaatacgttccgccacCCCTGCCCTTGGAGGTGATACACATACCAATTGCAGGACTTAAGGCTTCTTCAAACCACTTGTAAAGATGGACTCAGTCCGAGGAGGCGTCAGTCCGGAAAAAAGAGGCGATACACCTCCGACGCCTGTTTCAGTCCACTTTCGTCGTATGTGTAACATCACCAATAGAAACCCACAATTATTACAAGGTAACCTCACCACCCATCACATATCATACCGCATTCACCCATCAACATCAGTAAGCAgcaaacaaacacacaaacactTGCACTCATCGCACACCCTACCCACAAACACCCtatttttacacacacacaccctcacccacacacgcacacaacCACCCTCACCCAGAACCAAAATAAGTATATCCTtcttctttatctctctctctctctctcacacacactgccccccccccacacacgcTCGCAGCcgccccatctctctctctctctctcgaacACACACCACACCCACACTCTCCGCTTCCCTTCTCTTTCTACCTCTCCCTCTGTCTCCCTCCGACATGTACTTGCCATCTGTCTCTCCCTCTGGTTCCTACCTTGTGTGTAAACCCCATGACTGTAGCTGGTGAGATCCATTCTCTAGCATGAATACCGCCCTCAAACCAGACAGCTTTTGGGTAGGGATTCTGGCTTCCAGTACCGCGGATCtgagttgtgtgtgtgtgtgcggttttttttttttttggggggggggttggagaGAACAAATTAAATAACATATGTTTATAATTCTGATTTTGGTTGCCAACTACCAAcactttttaatgaatttttaatgaaaaatagcCACTTTCGGGGTAATTAACTCGCAAATTTGTAAACTAAACCCATGTGCTAAATGTAGGCCTTTAAAAAGGCAACggaaatataaagagaaattgCGCTCGTTAAATGGCAACTGACTTTTCCATAGTTGTACGATAATAGCCTTATGTCTAAAATCTTAATAATTCAACTTAAGTCCATCTTATTTTTATAGTAACACAAAAATGATGGCTGTTCGagtgctgttttttttttcaaacattgatCGATATACACAGTCGGACATATCCTGACTTTTCGTGTTTTGCCCAAGTCAATGGACACAGATATGGCTaataattcttttatttatgtttgtattttgcaaagaatgaaattatattttcatgctCAGGCATGGTGGCTCGGTGGTAGAACGCACGCCTCATGATCGGGAGGTCGCGGGTTCGATCCCTTGCCGAGTCATAATATCAAAGGCTTATAGAATCCGACCTTCTGCCTTCGTAGGCGCCCAGCCTTTAGAGTAGGCCTAATAATAACGTTCggtgttatgcagggcccgctggtagagcagtttcctagctgaaagggctaccctaggtaaataaaatattattatcattattgtcattataattttgcAGAGAGCATACAAATGAACAATAATTACCCTGAACCCGTTGATTTCCCTGCCTTCACACGAATATCCGAGCAGGAATGGTTCGATGATGTCACTATTTTCACTGGCCATGTCTGCTACCCATTGCTGGATCTGTTATACAATATTACCAATGATTACGTTGTTGTGTTATTCGCATGAAATGCAAAGGAACataatatgaatgattttttaCTTAATTATCAGTGAATCAATCATTgaaaaaattaagcgaaatacAGGTAAATAGATATAGGTAAATGGAGGGATAAATATAATGTTTAATTGCAATTTACAAGGGCATATTTTGATAATGGCTCCTTATGTGAGTGAAGGTTAGATCCCCTGTTATAAACGAAATTCGCAAATGGTCCTTAATATAATATTGAAGGACGAAACACAACCAAAAATGTACTGACCGATCATCAAATTTGAtggttgttttttttatctgcATACTAGAAATAAACGTAAAAGGGCAGAAAACATATCCAGATTCATTCAGTTAATTCTTTatatcaaatttatatttttagcaaTGTTAATCGAtatttttccaatattttaTGTAGGCACTTAAATGATTTGTAAGCAATTGCGCTTCtgattatttcaaatattgttaTTTACCTGTTCATAAGTGTGATACATATTGTAATCGAAGTTGTCTAAACGTGTCCCGACAGACTGTCGATTTGCTCGGCGCCTTTCAAGGATCTCAGCCATTTGATTGGTTACCAGCGTATTGACGTCATTAATCATAATGTCAAGGTCTAAGTTTTCTTGCTTCAGGAGCACGTGTAAATTGGTCTGGCGGTTGGGTTGTACCATTATGTCGACAGGGTGACCGGGAATTTTTGAAACGCTGGTCCAAAAATCAAACTGCAAAATGATATGACAATGCTTTAAAGCTAAATAAAAATTCGCCATGATAGGCCCTAAATGTTATTGTGTCCTTCAAActgcagatttaaaaaaaaatattaccaaaTTTAGAATATTGATTTGCATACTGTAgcaaatgtttcatatatttacactaattttactatatttatcgAAGATTAGTTTTCATGGAAATTATTCGATATTTTGTCCAAATGACAGGAATcttatttgatttaatttcaaGTTTAGTTTACACACTTCaacggaaataaaaatgtaaaaaaatcgggtaaaataaattcaaatcagtcTTTGTAATATTCTGTAATAGCTTGTCATGAGTATTATCAGCTTTTGGTTATTGATATCCAAACAGATGATATAGTTCACACGaagtaaaagaaagagaaagataagCATTCTATCTTCGTGAAAGAAAGTATACGGAATTAAAAGACGGATGGGTCATATTTTGGTAGTTTGGAGCAAATCTATTTGATTGTCATATTGTTACTCTGTTTCTTTTAATATGAAATTCGCTgataatttttcttaaaattattATAGTAGgatttttttgtattgtgtatttgtattgtatttgtattataggcctatccCGTCACAAGCGTTTGCTTTCCTAAAACTACGGCTTCATCTGTGTACAtatatgttatatatttatacCTTTATCACGAACgattttgtataatttatactgaaaattatattttgtgaaaactgacaaaaaaattaatgtttatttgatttgaaatgaaatgaataaaattagatGAGCCAGATTATTCTGTTATTGTTATTTCCTACTTTAATTCTATattgatatttatgaaaaaaataattcattctcACCTCTTCacccatattttcttcaatgtaGTGGAGCCATTCGATTTGTTTCTCTGTTTTGGGAGTGATCCTCCAAACCTGGTATCTGTAAATACATAAAGTTATTTGCGGATTTTCTGTCTTTTGAAATAGAAGTTAACCCTGAGAATGGATATaacaagcagaaaaaatagagatggatattggtaaaggtttgaTGAATATCCACCAAGGAATAAgagatgaatatttttaaagttttgaatttCATATGTGATCAGCTCCTCATTTATCATGCAATATAAATTCCATCTAAATACCAatcttttaacatgtttaatggaACATACAGCTTTaggaatgaaaatatttctctcTTATTGAAGGGATATGGAATTATGCATCTGATATCATATCCccgcaaaaatatttttttttcagctttttgAGAAATGGGGAATTTATGTCACACGACATAACGAAAGAGCTGCtcgtctgtgacgtcacaaaataaaaacaaatcaaaatttcataacATTCTTAAAATTTTACAGACTTGGATCAAACCTTTTccaatatttttctaaattttttgtttttataagaaccAATTTATCGTCAGTGTGAACTTTTCCTTTAAGGATTGGACTAAACTTGACCCAACATAGAATTCTTTATTACATACATGACTGTTAGTGATAATAATTAActcaaaattttcatcattatagTAGTTTTAACACATGTAGTTTTaagttctgaaaaaaaaaaaaaatctgactatAAGATCATTTAATCAAGGCAtattctttctatctatatccaaataattatattggCACTGCTTTGTTAGATCTGTTACACAACCCTTTGTTGATTGTGTTTATTGAAACAGAACTGTTGGGGGACTGATAAAAACAAAGATTGTAACTTTCAGTTATTAGGAAACATAAATAGACATTGCAAATGCATCtgtatgaaaataaacaaagtttATTAAGGAAAAAAACAGTAATGATGAAATACTAATCATCTCCAAATCGAGTAAATCGAATTTAGATGTAAATGAATAGGAGTGAGTCAGTCGGAAACAAAAAGAGAGCGGTCGAAATcaaacatttcctttttttttatcttccaaATAGTAtcacttaaaaatatattaacataAAGGTATGATAATTCAATCGTCATGATTATGTAAAATAGAATGGAGGCGTACTAGCCAgaatgaaggggaaaataataaatatgaataactGACGAAAGAGGAAAGAGCAGAAAGATCTCTAAATAATTGGGTTAGATTCAATTTAGACGTATACATATGAACAATAAATCTTTGGCGactaataaaattaataataataataatggtggtgatttttgaCCTGACAGCTAAAAAACATGAATACTTGTAAGCAAGCAAGCAACTTATGTCCAGCCAGCCCAGCACACGagtaaaataaataactaaatataGTGTTTCTTACGTGGattcactggcggatccaggggggggggggggggggcacgggccggcagtgcccccctttgaaaaacagaattgaaatttgttatatataaatgccgttaaaacagaagtgtgcctccttttcttttgcttgtcaatttttttctgggacgaaatttccttccttttttttcctgtcaatttttttcggggaaaaatgtgccccccacCTTGGAAAAAaactcctggatccgcccctgcgtGGATTTCAGATGCTGTTTGGAAACACAACAATTCAAAAAGACATGAAATATCTTCATTCATGTCCGATAGGTCTGCAAATTTCAACCATGCAAGAAACAAAGTGGAAAGGGGTAAATGAGCAtaaaccgaaaaaaaaaaatgatagaggaATGTAATAAAAACACACCATGCATAAGATTAAACAAACACGAAGGCTTTcaaaatcatgacaattcaAATCAATGTGATTTTCTTGAGTACGACCTTCCTCTGAtattaatgtaggcctacttgcaATCTGTTCATTATTTCTATGAGGCACAATTAcgttattctttatttcattttcttgtgcACGTGAAAGCAAACcctactttttaaaaatagacATCCCACTTACCCTTCATATTTGGCTGAAACAAAGCAAGCCAAAGACACCAGTAAAAAAACTTCCCTTGCAAATTTCATATTGGGCAATGAATGTCGGTAAACTGCTGCCAGGTAGATGGACAAGCCGAAAATGATTACAAATCTACGGTAAATTGGTATTAAAATAGCAACCCAACTCTATAGTTGAGTCTATAATGAGGTTTAATCGTGCGAAAATGACAATATGTTGCAAATTGTGGTTGATTAAACAGGGTTATCACTCCATAAACAAACATCACTTTACTAGGTAAGTGGCAGTCTATTATGATTTTCCTTCCATAAAGGCTATTTACTCTAAAGTAGTCGTAGTTATACTGTACCtgcatgttttatatttttatcttgtttttatattaaaacTCTCGGTGCATAATCAACCGGCCACAGAGAGTTAAAGTCCATCAAACTGAGTAAAAATCAAACGAGCCGATTCATTATGATCTCGGCATAATGAGAGGTAATATACAGAGTTAGCGTTTGAAACTGTGATTACGTTGTACAAACTGGCGgtatttgattttaaatttatcattaaaatcattcagTTTCCAGCGATAATGATCATACAAGtttgatgatgaaaaaaaatgaaaatccatattttattgttcgaaataaccatcagaaatgaaatactccgaaagttggtttgcccaattgatcgtgggcccggcagccgctgtgcagcgccagatcgacgaggctctatccatttaattgttgaacgccaaacaggatagcagcaactcccatctgttaacgtcttttggtctgatgcggccggggtttgaaccctcgacctcccggttgtgagacggacgctctactaactgagccaacacaccggtacgATGATGGTTCAGATTCAAACttgatttgatattttgtcAATTGATtgaaacgttttttattacgtTGTATACAAAATACCGCAAAAATAATATAAGGACATTAATACGTCTCATGGTTACAGGGAACATTACTTACGTATTGCCGTTATGCCTTGATCCTGGAATGTAGggccaaggagatatcacctctaTCTCCTTGGTAGGGCCGCGGCAGCACCAAAAGCTCTCCACTTCCATCTGTCTGGACCATTCTCTGAAGCGATCCCCAGGTCTGTTGGAGATTTGTCACACTTTCCAAGGTCCATCGCCAGGTGTTCTTCGGCCGACCCCGTTTATTccttcagtgaaatccttgttATGTCATTCCGTCCTGAAGACATGCCATATTCATCTTCACCTCCGTCTCATGAGACTCTCTTGCCAAGTAAGCCAACTCTGTGAGGAGCAATGAATACTTGCTAATaccccctttcataaacccaattatgcggctaatagcagcataatttggtcgtaaaatcggaggaggaccagagttatccgcattattttgatgctgcaattatccgcataatagcggcatcgggaccagattttgactttatgaacgcacttccaaataatgcggataattgccatggtgcggtcacaaggtcacccttttccaacacaaccgcatcggagggggcgtgcgcagttgtcatgacgattatccgcctttttcaggacgggcgctcgtaaaaatagtgcagattattttcggagtttgtgaacgcaatttttattgaattatccgcattaatTTTAGGCGGCTAATttggtttatgaaaggggtaaagACCCTCACCATCTTCTGCCTTCACCGCAGGCCAAGAAGTATAGCCTTTCTCATCCTAGCATCCAAAGCTAGGTACTTGTTTCCAAAACTGGACTATAGTGACCAATGTAAATGCCGTAAGACTGGCCGGGGATATGTTATCATGTTTCTTTGTACGAGTAACGAGTCGTGCTGCGGAATTTTTGATAGTTTGGAGTCTTTGAATATAGCGATTAGGTATGTGAATCAGTAGACTATTGCAGAAATCAAAGAGGCACATAACGAATGCACGGACTAGACgttctattgtttttttgtcAATCAAACCACGAATTTTGCCTAATTTTATACAGAGCAAATGAAGCTGCGCGACATTTTTGTGTAACGAACTTTTCTAAGAGAAGTTTATTATCAAAAGTCACCCCAAGGTTTCTGCATGTTTTTGAAGTTGCAATTTGATTTGCATTTGCATCCAAATACTGGAGTGGGGTCGTATGCACAAATCGTGATGAAAGATGGAGAAATTCTGTCTTACTGCAATTCAACTTCAAACCATTCAATTGCTACCATTATTTAATTGTCTTCACACAATTTACAAATTGTGTAGTTGAAGTTACAaggtttgactttttaaatgttatatagCTGTGTATCATCATCAGCATAGAACATCTTGGATATCGGTCCAGGATGTTTATTGATCAAATGTTCAAGAGGAGACGTGTACAAGGTAAGTAAAACCGGACCCAATACAGACCCTTTTGGTACACCTTTGGTAAGTACGTGGGTAAAAGACCTAGAAGATATCCTTTATTCCCAATCTAAGTGAAAGACGTTTAACTCCTGTGCTTATGGGCCCAGTTAGGCCAGTTTTAgttgttgattttttattattgcttAAAGAAGCACTGTTTCTCAATTTATATTGTTATAACGGTCATCAGTTTACTCTGTATATTTTGTGATTTAATTTTGAGCTTTTCCATGTTACTGCTTTATTTTTCCTGAAACTTGGTTTCACTGACGAACACCAAATTAATGATTAGTCACTCTAACCAGTCTTTCTTATAATGATCAGGGTTTGGTGTTAATTCCTGTTCGTGTAATTCAATGTGACTCAGTGAGAGTTAGAGGGATGCCTGTAAAGCCCAGGGTTTTATGCTTGACTTTTCATATCTAATATTATGATCATATGGACAATGtaacactgatttttttttagaaaagtgCAAATACAGTGTATTACGTTTTGAGTATCTATCTTGATAGCATATCTTGATAATGAGTTCAT from Lytechinus pictus isolate F3 Inbred chromosome 2, Lp3.0, whole genome shotgun sequence carries:
- the LOC135159703 gene encoding slit homolog 2 protein-like, with product MTALILDDEKSHVCDQDIKLKKASCRSKDLDIVPQNLSQDIEILDLGRNNITRLLNVSFEIYPLISDLDISSNNLRFIEPAVFYPLKGLTYLDLAFNPWLLLPGTGVFMMSSHLSILVLAESNMKSLPNDTLKWTSHLSYVDMSFNQLSFVNISSCGVADLVTLSNNQIQHLTERYFTFVCLSITLNLKANPIQTVDPDVIASLHVSSLELGSYPLSNEVLTNITLGISKSNITKLSIVKASVDVFPTCLFLPLRDSSLAVLDLSRNNLNNLHPLVFSNLTKLVELRISENNLPIREIQPDFFKGMDDLKVMEIPANQIRQINPYNQSWSIYLSELYLASNLITEISGFSFRGLGNLTTLDMSSNEYLSVFELTDFSGLENIQRITLTGSRISVLELHTPTLKSLSMNSVAPLLVLRPGKSFKHLQSLVNLNMRDSGMAQSDLWNVTTNTSLFNRLLNLGHLDLSRNTLLSVGELTPGIFHPLSTLKELSLDYCSITILHPLVFSGLESLQKLSLKGNNIQSIHVVLSFLELIESINFDNNRITNLEDVTFHNNGKLKSLFLANNRLTSLNRSTFKPLVSSVTSLDLSKNLINCNCDLKWLIDWIKFNEHVHLLNKDATMCSMASLVSLRQKNLLDFDPDKLCGINIGLISCISLAVLASIIITLLVCRNRWQLKYIIFLLKLAVLGYKEMQDARDHNDYEFDINIIFFDGDEEWIREHLRPALELHLPRYQRNVFGDEDLVLGMHYLDSVDYVVTHSYKTIIVLSRAAVKDHWFILKFRTAMDHVSDTLTEFVLVVFLEDIPDDEMPFLVRLYLSDGRPYIHWTEDLRGQEFFWNELSTNLTVNLRTNDLIPNE